Proteins from a genomic interval of Rattus norvegicus strain BN/NHsdMcwi chromosome 2, GRCr8, whole genome shotgun sequence:
- the Hjv gene encoding hemojuvelin precursor — MGDRGRSPSLRSPHGSPPTLSTLTLLLLLCGQAHSQCKILRCNAEYVSSTLSLRGGGSPDTPHGGGRGGPASGGLCRALRSYALCTRRTARTCRGDLAFHSAVHGIEDLMIQHNCSRQGPTASPPARGPALPGAGPAPLTPDPCDYEARFSRLHGRTPGFLHCASFGDPHVRSFHNHFHTCRVQGAWPLLDNDFLFVQATSSPVASGANATTIRKITIIFKNMQECIDQKVYQAEVDNLPAAFEDGSVNGGDRPGGSSLSIQTANLGSHVEIRAAYIGTTIIVRQTAGQLSFSIRVAEDVARAFSAEQDLQLCVGGCPPSQRLSRSERNRRGAIAIDTARRLCKEGLPVEDAYFQSCVFDVSVSGDPNFTVAAQSALDDARVFLTDLENLHLFPVDAGPPLSPATCLVRLLSVLFVLWFCIQ, encoded by the exons ATGGGGGATCGAGGCCGGTCCCCTAGTCTCCGGTCCCCCCATGGCAGTCCTCCAACTCTAAGCACCCTCactctcctgctgctcctctgtggACAGG CTCACTCCCAGTGCAAGATCCTCCGCTGCAATGCCGAGTACGTCTCGTCCACTCTGAGCCTTCGGGGAGGGGGCTCACCGGACACGCCACATGGAGGCGGCCGTGGTGGGCCGGCCTCAGGTGGCTTGTGTCGCGCCCTGCGCTCCTACGCTCTCTGCACGCGGCGCACCGCCCGCACCTGCCGCGGGGACCTCGCTTTCCACTCCGCGGTGCATGGCATAGAGGACCTGATGATCCAGCACAACTGCTCACGCCAGGGTCCCACGGCCTCGCCCCCGGCCCGGGGTCCTGCCCTGCCCGGGGCCGGCCCAGCGCCCCTGACCCCAGATCCCTGTGACTATGAAGCCCGGTTTTCCAGGCTGCACGGTCGAACCCCGGGTTTCTTGCATTGTGCTTCCTTTGGAGACCCCCATGTGCGCAGCTTCCACAATCACTTTCACACATGCCGCGTCCAAGGAGCTTGGCCCCTACTAGATAACGACTTCCTCTTTGTCCAAGCCACCAGCTCCCCGGTAGCATCGGGAGCCAACGCTACCACCATCCGGAAG ATCACTATCATATTTAAAAACATGCAGGAATGCATTGACCAGAAAGTCTACCAGGCTGAGGTAGACAATCTTCCTGCAGCCTTTGAAGATGGTTCTGTCAATGGGGGCGACCGACCTGGGGGCTCGAGTTTGTCCATTCAAACTGCTAACCTTGGGAGCCACGTGGAGATTCGAGCTGCCTACATTGGAACAACTATAATCGTTCGTCAGACAGCTGGACAGCTCTCCTTCTCCATCAGGGTAGCGGAGGATGTGGCACGGGCCTTCTCTGCTGAGCAGGATCTACAGCTGTGTGTTGGGGGATGCCCTCCGAGCCAGCGACTCTCTCGCTCAGAGCGCAATCGCCGTGGGGCGATAGCCATAGATACTGCCAGAAGGTTGTGTAAGGAAGGGCTTCCGGTTGAAGATGCCTACTTCCAATCCTGCGTCTTTGATGTTTCAGTCTCCGGTGACCCCAACTTTACTGTGGCAGCTCAGTCAGCTCTGGACGATGCCCGAGTCTTCTTGACCGATTTGGAGAACTTGCACCTTTTCCCAGTAGATGCGGGGCCTCCCCTCTCTCCAGCCACCTGCCTAGTCCGGCTTCTTTCGGTcctctttgttctgtggttttgcATTCAGTAA